From a single Armatimonadota bacterium genomic region:
- a CDS encoding phosphate ABC transporter substrate-binding protein, which produces MQKFLQILMLVTLALAMIQGCSRRVAMQIKGSDTMVNLGQAWAEAYMKEHPGTSIAVTGGGSGIGIAALINGDTDIAQASREMTPEEMNLAKKKGLNPHRFVVAQDGLSVIVNPKNPVSKLTIAQLSDIYTGKITNWKQVGGKNAPIVVLSRDKSSGTHVFFLEHVVRRGNPKGTEEYGRSVLMQVSSQAIAEEVAQNENAIGYVGMGYVNRSKHKTIAVAKAIGYPYVEPTVENVLNGSYPIARQLYFYTPNKPTGNVKDFIDFVLSDAGQRIVAKLEFVPIRMVAKEAGE; this is translated from the coding sequence ATGCAAAAGTTTTTGCAAATTTTAATGCTAGTTACTTTGGCATTGGCAATGATTCAAGGATGCAGTCGCAGGGTGGCAATGCAAATCAAAGGTTCAGATACAATGGTCAATCTGGGCCAAGCATGGGCGGAAGCCTATATGAAAGAACATCCAGGTACGAGTATTGCGGTAACTGGGGGTGGCTCAGGCATTGGTATCGCAGCGTTAATAAATGGGGACACCGATATAGCTCAAGCGTCTCGGGAAATGACCCCTGAGGAAATGAATCTGGCTAAGAAGAAGGGGTTGAACCCCCACCGATTTGTAGTCGCGCAGGATGGCCTCTCGGTCATCGTAAATCCAAAAAACCCTGTGAGCAAATTGACCATAGCACAGCTTTCGGATATTTATACTGGTAAAATCACGAACTGGAAGCAAGTTGGCGGCAAGAATGCTCCCATCGTTGTGCTTTCCCGTGACAAAAGCAGTGGGACCCATGTGTTCTTCCTTGAGCATGTAGTTCGAAGGGGCAACCCAAAAGGTACGGAAGAGTATGGAAGGTCCGTTCTGATGCAGGTCTCGTCTCAGGCAATTGCCGAAGAAGTGGCTCAGAATGAGAATGCGATAGGCTATGTTGGGATGGGTTATGTGAATAGGTCTAAGCACAAGACGATTGCTGTTGCCAAGGCAATAGGATACCCTTATGTCGAGCCTACTGTTGAAAATGTCTTGAACGGTTCATATCCGATTGCCAGGCAGCTTTACTTTTATACGCCGAACAAGCCCACTGGAAACGTCAAGGATTTCATAGATTTCGTACTTAGTGACGCTGGGCAGAGAATAGTTGCCAAGCTAGAATTTGTCCCGATTAGAATGGTGGCAAAAGAAGCTGGCGAGTAA
- a CDS encoding alpha-glucosidase/alpha-galactosidase yields MRNVKIVLIGVGSASFGLGALSDLVNIPCLKGSTVCLVDIDSAALEAMGTIARKMNDQADAGLNIEQTTDRTRALPDADFVVISIAVRRNELWKLDFEIPLKYGVKQVLGENGGPGGLFHAMRNIPIILDICHDIERLCPNALVFNFTNPVPRISMAVNRYTNVSFVGLCHGIAGELWRLSKVMEVDQENLDAKAAGLNHFTWILDLRFKDTGEDAYPLLREKLEDYDPSFQPLSRKMFDTFGYYPSPGDDHIGEYLPFAWEYCGLKGFDFAGSERYKADISERIARILRNDEPVTPLIEHRSGERAFSIIEGIITNSNHVELAVNIPNDGLIPNLPMDAIVEVPAVISGAGISGISVGALPAGIAAMCNTQIGVQELVVDAAVTGSRQIALQALLADPVVNSVDSAEKILDELLALEAAYLPQFQK; encoded by the coding sequence TATACCATGTCTTAAAGGTAGCACGGTTTGTCTTGTTGACATAGACAGTGCCGCACTTGAGGCAATGGGTACCATCGCCCGAAAGATGAACGACCAAGCTGACGCTGGCTTGAATATTGAACAAACAACAGACCGCACAAGAGCACTGCCAGACGCAGACTTTGTCGTCATCTCAATTGCGGTTCGACGGAATGAACTTTGGAAACTTGACTTCGAAATCCCGCTTAAGTATGGGGTCAAGCAAGTGCTTGGAGAAAATGGCGGACCAGGCGGACTTTTCCATGCGATGCGAAATATCCCAATAATTCTTGATATCTGCCATGATATTGAAAGGTTATGCCCGAACGCTCTTGTGTTTAACTTTACCAACCCCGTGCCCCGCATCTCAATGGCGGTAAACCGATATACCAACGTTTCCTTCGTTGGCTTATGTCATGGAATTGCCGGCGAACTTTGGCGACTTTCCAAGGTTATGGAAGTTGACCAAGAAAACCTTGACGCTAAGGCAGCCGGATTGAACCACTTTACATGGATTCTGGACCTCCGCTTCAAGGACACCGGGGAAGATGCATACCCGCTCCTTCGCGAAAAGCTAGAGGACTACGATCCAAGCTTCCAACCGCTATCGAGGAAGATGTTCGATACTTTTGGCTATTATCCATCACCTGGCGACGACCACATTGGCGAATACTTGCCATTCGCTTGGGAGTATTGTGGTCTAAAAGGTTTTGACTTTGCTGGCTCGGAAAGGTACAAGGCAGACATTAGTGAGCGCATTGCGAGAATTCTGCGGAATGATGAACCTGTTACACCTCTAATTGAGCACCGCTCCGGCGAACGCGCATTTAGCATTATCGAGGGGATTATTACTAATAGCAACCACGTCGAACTTGCAGTGAATATCCCAAACGACGGCCTTATCCCAAACCTGCCAATGGATGCCATTGTTGAAGTACCAGCAGTCATAAGTGGCGCCGGCATCTCTGGAATCTCGGTTGGCGCTTTGCCGGCGGGGATAGCCGCTATGTGCAACACACAAATCGGAGTTCAGGAGCTGGTAGTTGACGCAGCAGTTACAGGCTCACGACAGATTGCACTCCAAGCTCTGCTTGCTGACCCAGTCGTAAATTCGGTTGACTCAGCGGAGAAAATTCTAGACGAACTTCTTGCGCTAGAAGCGGCATATTTGCCGCAATTCCAAAAATAA